Part of the Paenibacillus aurantius genome, AGCGGATGGACGTGCCCACGGCCGTCTGATCGATGACAACCGCATCCGGATGCAACGGCAGGAATGCTCCGTTAATCAGCGTGCTTTTGCCTGAGCCCGCTACTCCCGTAACCACGGTCAGCACACCGACGGGGATATCGACTGTCACATCCTTCAGATTGTGCAGGTTGACGCCGGTCACGGTCATCCGACCCTTGGGCACCCTGGTTGAAGTTTTCAAGGGCAGGCTTTGCTTTAAGTACCGTCCTGTCAAGGTATCCGCGCGGAGCAAGCCCGCAAAATCGCCTTCGTAGACGATTTCTCCGCCGCGGGTTCCAGCATGAGGTCCGACATCGATGATGTAATCGGCGATCTCCATTACTTCGCGGTCATGTTCGACGACCAGTACGGTATTCCCTTTGTCCCGGAGTTGGCATAGCATGCCATTCAGACGATGGACATCCCGCGGATGCAGTCCGACGCTCGGTTCATCGAATATGTAGATCATGTCGGTAAGACTGCTGCTCAGATGCCGGATCATCTTGATGCGCTGCGACTCCCCGCCCGACAAGGTTGCGGTTTGACGGTCCAGACTCAGATACTCCAGCCCAATAGAGACCAGATGGTTCAATCGGATCAGAATCCCGCTAACCATCGGACCGGCAACAGGATCTCGAATAGCTTCCATCATACGTATTAGCTCGCCAATCTCCATCGCTGCGCATTGGGCAATGTTGTATCCGTTAATCCGGCAGCCCAAGGCCACTTGATTAAGCCGGCTTCCCCCGCAAAGGTTACACTCGCTATAGGATAGAAAGCGGTCAAGGGTTTCGCGTTTGGCATCTGACATCTCGCTGCTGTCTCGCTTTAAATACAGGCGGGTGAGCTTAGGCAGCAGACCTTCATAATCCGATTCGATATCGCCGCCTTTGGTGCGGTATATGATCTTGCTTTCTTTGCCGTGGAGGAGGGTATCCCATTCTGCCGGTGTATAGTCGGCAAGCCGCTTGTCGTTGTCGAACAAGCCGGAATGGGTATAGGTATTCAAGTACCAGCTTCCCACTTTAAATACGGGGAACAGGATCGCGCCTTCATTCAGCGATTTGGACCTGTCGAGCAGTTTATCCACATCAAACTGCACCACCTGTCCGACTCCGGAGCATTCCGGGCACATGCCGGCCGGTTCGTTAAACGAGAAAATATGGGAAGAGCCGGCAAAAGGCGTGCCAATTCTGGAAAAAAGCAACCGGAGCATGGCATAAATATCCGTGATGGTGCCGACCGTTGAACGGGAGTTGCCGCCGAGCCGTTTCTGGTCGATAACAACCGCCGTAGACAAGTTCTCGATAAGATCGGCATCCGGCTGACTAAACCGGGGTAGCCGGTTGCGGATGAATGCGGTAAAAGTCTCATTAAGCTGCCTCTGTGCTTCTGCGCTTACGGTGTCGAAGACCAAGGAAGATTTTCCCGAGCCCGAGACGCCGGTGAAGATGGTGATTTTTCGCTTCGGAATACGGACATTCACGTTTTTCAGGTTATTCTCGCGTGCTCCTTTGATTATGATATCTTCGACGTTCATAGACTCCACCTCGATTTCCCTTTTTCTTAGCTTTCCCAGTGAAAAAGCGGCGGTCGAAGACCAGAAAATCAAGTCTTAGACTTGCCGCTGTTATGGTACTAACGCTTTTATCACGGGAATGTGCAATATTATTAGTACCCATCAAAATGATAAATTAGTTGCACAACGCCTGAGGAGAACGTTCTTGTAGTAACCAATTTTAAATTCAACCTCTGTTTTATATCCACAAACAGCGGTTTCCCTTCTCCCAAAACAACAGGGTGAACAGATAATCTAAATTCGTCAACAAGTCCTAAATTTACAAAGGTTGTAATAAGACTTGCTCCACCATATAGCCAAATGTCTTTACCAGGCTTATTCTTTAATTTATTTACTTCTTCAAGAATATTATTATTTATGAATATTGCTTTATTATCCGTCCCCTTTTGAGTCCTGGAAAACACATATTTCTCTTTACTATGAACCAATTCCCAAAATTCTTTTTCAGAATCAGGATGTTTAATTCCTGGAGTAAATTGTCCCCACAGATCATAGCTTTTTCTTCCATAAATAATAGTATCAATTTGATTTAAGAAATTATTAAACCCCATCTCAGAGTCCATAATGCACCAATCCACTTCCCCATTTTTCCCTTCAATAAAACCATCTAACGTAACGGCTAAATCTAAAATTATTTTTCGCTTCATGATATCTTACTCCTTTCGTTGATCTACTACCCATTATAGACCTTATATATGTCACCTTGTGTCATATAAAAGAAAGGATATCTTTTTCACATGGTTGCCTTGACCGAGCTTTTGTCCTAAAAAATAACAGCCACTCCGTAAGTGGCTGTCATAGGTTCTATCCATTCGTTTTCTCATGCGCTTTAGGAAAACATCCTTTCACATATTCTGAAAATCGTTTTGCCGCCGGCGTAAGATAAGTACCTTTTTTCAAGATCATGCCGATTTCACAGAAGCTTCCTTCGTCCTTTATTGGCACCCACGCAAGGCCGTCCAGCATCAAACCATTGGTTTTAGGAAGTATGGATACACCGAGACCAGCCGCTATGAAGCCAACTACCGTCATTAAGTCTTCCGCTTCATAAGATGAAGTTGGAGTGAAACCGGCCCGAAGGAAGCACGTCTCCAGCGTTGTTTTCAGCCCGCAATAATGCTTTACTTCCACATACGGTTCACCGGTTAATTCCGATAATTGGAGCTCCTCCCGCTGTGCAAAATGATGAGTCACGGGTACCACCGCATATAAGGGAACTGTCTTTAACGAAATCCATCCGTACTCATCCGACTCCATCTTTATGGATGAAATCATAAGGTCGCAATCACCGTTTTCCATATGCTTACCTATAGTTTTGTGGTTACCTTGTACGAGCTCAAATCGGATCTTCGGGCAAAGCACTTGAAATCCTCGAATTAGTTTCGGCACGAGCTCCGCACCAAGTATATTCAGATAGGCAAGGCTGACTACACCCGACTCGGGATTCGAGTATTCCTCAAGCGCTTGTTTGCCCTCTTCCAACCCGAGCAGCGTACGTTCTACGGAATCGGCAAACATTCGTCCATATCGGTTTACCTTGATGTTCCGTCCGCTACGTTCAAATAACGGCACACCCAATTCCTCTTCCAATTTGGATATGGAATGGCTTAATGCCGGCTGAGTAATGGATAAAGCTTCTGATGCTTTTGTCACATGTTGGAGTCGAACCACTGTTAAAAAATATTTTAACTGAGTCAGTTCCATTATCCTCGATCTCCATTCATTAATATAATTCATGATAATCATTTTTATAATAAATTAGATTTTATATAAGATCAAGGGTAAGCTGTTTGTAAAGGAGATGATACTAAAGATGAAAGCCATTGATGGAGTGGAAACTGTTGAGATCTCGACGAATTTTAGAGGTAAACCGGAAGTGTACCATCCGACTTTGATTTGGGACGATCACGAAGCCGTCTTGGTAGATGCGGGAATCCCGAACCAATTGTCCGCTTTCAAGGAAGCGATGACCAGGGCAGAAATTCCGTTTTCAAAGCTTAGCAAAATCATTATTACCCACCAGGATTTGGACCATATCGGCGGATTGCCGGAGTTGCTGAACGAATTCTCTCACCCTGTCGACGTGCTTGCCGCTGAGGAAGAAAAACCCTATATCCAAGGAGACCGAATGTTACTGAAAGTAACACCCGATTTCATCCGTCAAATCAGCGCTCGGATCCCTGCTGAATTTCCGCCCGAAAGACGCAAAGCGATTCTTCAAGTGTTTGAAAATCCGCCAAAAGCGAGAGTGGACCAAACCATAGCGGATGGAGAAGAGCTTCCTATTCTCGGTGGACTCATCGTCATTCATACCCCTGGCCATACTCCGGGACATATCAGCCTTTATCTTAAACGAAGTAAACTCCTTATTGCAGGAGACGCTTTTATGATCGAAGACGGGAGGTTCATTGCACCTGACAACTGTGTGGATGCGGATCTGGCGAAAAGGTCGTTAAAAAAATTCCTTCCTTACGACATCCAAACCGTCATTTGTTATCATGGAGGGGTATGGAAAGAAAACGTGAATCAGCGGATCCTTC contains:
- a CDS encoding excinuclease ABC subunit UvrA; the protein is MNVEDIIIKGARENNLKNVNVRIPKRKITIFTGVSGSGKSSLVFDTVSAEAQRQLNETFTAFIRNRLPRFSQPDADLIENLSTAVVIDQKRLGGNSRSTVGTITDIYAMLRLLFSRIGTPFAGSSHIFSFNEPAGMCPECSGVGQVVQFDVDKLLDRSKSLNEGAILFPVFKVGSWYLNTYTHSGLFDNDKRLADYTPAEWDTLLHGKESKIIYRTKGGDIESDYEGLLPKLTRLYLKRDSSEMSDAKRETLDRFLSYSECNLCGGSRLNQVALGCRINGYNIAQCAAMEIGELIRMMEAIRDPVAGPMVSGILIRLNHLVSIGLEYLSLDRQTATLSGGESQRIKMIRHLSSSLTDMIYIFDEPSVGLHPRDVHRLNGMLCQLRDKGNTVLVVEHDREVMEIADYIIDVGPHAGTRGGEIVYEGDFAGLLRADTLTGRYLKQSLPLKTSTRVPKGRMTVTGVNLHNLKDVTVDIPVGVLTVVTGVAGSGKSTLINGAFLPLHPDAVVIDQTAVGTSIRSNPATYTGMMDEIRRLFAAANKVSASLFSFNSKGACSNCQGLGMIYTDLAFLEPVRTTCEICAGKRFSDEVLQYKLNGKSISDVLGMTVREASDFFSGKELLRQMRMLEEVGLEYITLGQPLSTLSGGECQRIKLAGELHKKGNLYVMDEPTTGLHMSDISRLMNIINRLVDGGNTVVVIEHNLDVIKSADWIIDMGPEGGHRGGQIVFEGTPVQLAAAEHSITGAYLRKAEIGQGASS
- a CDS encoding dihydrofolate reductase family protein; its protein translation is MKRKIILDLAVTLDGFIEGKNGEVDWCIMDSEMGFNNFLNQIDTIIYGRKSYDLWGQFTPGIKHPDSEKEFWELVHSKEKYVFSRTQKGTDNKAIFINNNILEEVNKLKNKPGKDIWLYGGASLITTFVNLGLVDEFRLSVHPVVLGEGKPLFVDIKQRLNLKLVTTRTFSSGVVQLIYHFDGY
- a CDS encoding LysR family transcriptional regulator, whose translation is MELTQLKYFLTVVRLQHVTKASEALSITQPALSHSISKLEEELGVPLFERSGRNIKVNRYGRMFADSVERTLLGLEEGKQALEEYSNPESGVVSLAYLNILGAELVPKLIRGFQVLCPKIRFELVQGNHKTIGKHMENGDCDLMISSIKMESDEYGWISLKTVPLYAVVPVTHHFAQREELQLSELTGEPYVEVKHYCGLKTTLETCFLRAGFTPTSSYEAEDLMTVVGFIAAGLGVSILPKTNGLMLDGLAWVPIKDEGSFCEIGMILKKGTYLTPAAKRFSEYVKGCFPKAHEKTNG
- a CDS encoding MBL fold metallo-hydrolase, which produces MKAIDGVETVEISTNFRGKPEVYHPTLIWDDHEAVLVDAGIPNQLSAFKEAMTRAEIPFSKLSKIIITHQDLDHIGGLPELLNEFSHPVDVLAAEEEKPYIQGDRMLLKVTPDFIRQISARIPAEFPPERRKAILQVFENPPKARVDQTIADGEELPILGGLIVIHTPGHTPGHISLYLKRSKLLIAGDAFMIEDGRFIAPDNCVDADLAKRSLKKFLPYDIQTVICYHGGVWKENVNQRILHLANS